Proteins from a genomic interval of Nitrospina gracilis Nb-211:
- a CDS encoding AAA family ATPase, producing MYTVFYNFKEKPFSLTPDPRFIFFSEMHQEALDHMMYGISQREGFMTITGGIGTGKTTLSRVLLENIDEKDKVALVLNPILSSSDLLRALVQDLGVRPQYMEQKWNEADSEISVTENGQRPDKWTAEQARWLRNASKKELLDALNDFLLEQYSKGGSTIVIIDEAQNLSLDVLEQIRMLSNLETDKQKLLQIIFVGQTEFEEKLHLPQLKQLNQRISVRYELQPLTSEETRTYVYHRLRVASTTPRVTFNRAAFKAIYSYTQGYPRLINLVCDRALLAGYNARTKCIDARHVRQAIKSLLGDDDQRSSFDFVMKLRLAVAASILFFVAGTLFFVQGDSAFSRTMKNLKHSIGSVLTMDTLAEAKTAVTPKPKSLPVASTPEKKPGVVPSKEKPVENPAGIPEKAFKGISEENIIRLPLNLTASAKKELFRIQISSWSKQSKAARVLQNLERKGFPGYIHERIISGKPWYIVYVGPYDTIQQAREHMQRLDRPGSEPILLSYSPKVIEGGL from the coding sequence GTGTATACCGTTTTTTACAATTTCAAGGAAAAGCCGTTCAGTCTGACCCCGGACCCCCGGTTCATCTTTTTCAGCGAGATGCATCAGGAGGCTCTGGATCACATGATGTACGGCATCTCCCAGCGGGAAGGGTTCATGACGATCACCGGCGGCATCGGCACCGGCAAGACGACTCTGAGCCGCGTTCTTTTGGAGAACATCGACGAGAAAGACAAGGTGGCTTTGGTCCTGAACCCCATCCTTTCTTCATCCGACCTGTTGCGGGCGCTGGTGCAGGACCTCGGCGTTCGGCCGCAATACATGGAACAAAAATGGAACGAGGCGGACTCCGAGATTTCGGTGACGGAAAATGGCCAGCGTCCGGACAAGTGGACCGCGGAGCAGGCCAGGTGGCTGAGAAACGCGTCCAAGAAAGAATTGCTGGACGCCCTGAATGATTTTCTGCTGGAACAGTACTCCAAGGGCGGTTCCACCATCGTCATCATCGATGAAGCGCAAAACCTGTCTCTCGATGTGCTGGAGCAGATTCGCATGCTGTCCAATCTGGAGACGGACAAACAGAAACTTCTGCAGATCATTTTTGTCGGCCAGACGGAATTTGAGGAAAAACTGCACCTGCCACAACTCAAACAGCTCAATCAGCGCATTTCGGTGCGGTACGAATTACAGCCGCTTACCAGTGAGGAGACACGCACGTACGTGTATCACCGTCTGCGGGTGGCATCCACCACGCCGCGGGTCACCTTCAACCGGGCGGCGTTCAAGGCGATTTACTCGTACACCCAGGGATATCCGCGGCTGATCAACCTGGTCTGCGACCGCGCCCTGCTGGCAGGGTACAACGCACGCACCAAGTGCATCGACGCCAGACACGTGCGGCAGGCGATCAAAAGCCTGCTGGGCGATGACGATCAGCGTTCCAGCTTCGATTTCGTCATGAAGCTGCGGCTTGCGGTGGCGGCGTCGATCCTGTTTTTTGTCGCGGGCACGTTGTTTTTTGTTCAGGGAGATTCCGCTTTTTCGCGGACCATGAAAAACCTGAAGCACTCCATCGGCTCGGTGCTCACCATGGACACTCTGGCGGAAGCAAAAACGGCCGTGACCCCGAAGCCGAAGTCGCTTCCCGTCGCAAGCACTCCGGAAAAGAAACCCGGTGTGGTCCCGTCCAAAGAGAAACCGGTGGAAAACCCGGCCGGGATTCCTGAAAAAGCATTCAAGGGAATTTCCGAGGAAAACATCATCCGCCTGCCTCTCAATCTAACCGCATCGGCCAAGAAGGAATTGTTCCGCATCCAGATCAGCTCCTGGAGCAAGCAGTCCAAAGCCGCCCGGGTGTTGCAGAACCTGGAAAGGAAAGGCTTTCCGGGATACATCCATGAAAGAATCATTTCCGGCAAGCCCTGGTACATTGTTTATGTCGGTCCCTATGATACAATTCAACAAGCCCGTGAGCATATGCAACGTTTGGACAGGCCAGGCAGCGAACCCATTCTGCTTTCATACAGTCCCAAGGTCATAGAAGGCGGTCTCTGA
- a CDS encoding secretin N-terminal domain-containing protein, which produces MARLNKPVCAFAVAWILWGGVSCASNPYYDLPLSKTNEADLNQTFDSQEPDTFGPQPGGQVPSSELLMSQPEFVPESLGEESIRLEQLKRNGPRFTLSAKDADIKNILLALSKGVRQNVVIDPGIRKKVTVDLKDVTISEALENVLGPLHLDYKFDGKFIRVFKQKMETRMFRLNYIVSQRAGVSNVQSLSGQGTSGIQNSVVSGSTNSGSGGGFGGGNNRGNQQNQLMNRTFTQMVTSERNDLWREIFFGLKRIVEGKIEDPNQMDEEKIFQDSQSGSPQSGSNRQQQSGLLGNLLGITPPTAQTQPVSDDEAGSKLPSPTDENAEKKESYFTINRQAGVVIVHHYPDVLLEVAEFLEAVEGSVQRQVFIQAKILEVNLNEQYRLGVDWSQVSPIRIIHDGDPDIFQGLTPGPGQPFNFSNTGGANGTLGTLAAGAGGFFYGLSNTQISVLIDALGQQGNVSVLSSPKIATLNNQRAVIKVGTEDIFFLPIVIPATTTQASATQFVPSQITIGIVLDVLPQINMDGTVIMSINTSVSERAGERISPDGQNRVPILDVRESNNVVMARSGQTIVIGGLMKNTRSRDNNEVPFLGKIPILGKLFQYEANVDEKTELVIILTPKVMVGQSIDERLKLEQERFKQFMNPTQTQAMVGE; this is translated from the coding sequence ATGGCAAGGTTAAACAAACCGGTCTGTGCCTTTGCTGTCGCGTGGATTTTGTGGGGCGGGGTGTCGTGCGCGTCCAATCCGTATTACGATTTGCCGCTCTCCAAAACCAATGAGGCAGATCTCAACCAGACCTTCGACAGTCAGGAACCGGATACCTTCGGCCCGCAACCCGGTGGCCAGGTGCCTTCCTCCGAGTTGTTGATGAGCCAGCCGGAGTTCGTTCCGGAAAGCCTGGGCGAGGAAAGCATCCGCCTGGAGCAACTGAAGCGGAACGGTCCGCGTTTCACCCTGTCAGCCAAGGACGCGGACATCAAGAACATCCTGCTCGCCTTGTCCAAAGGCGTGCGTCAGAACGTCGTCATCGATCCCGGCATCCGCAAAAAAGTGACGGTGGACTTGAAGGACGTCACCATTTCGGAAGCGCTGGAAAACGTTCTCGGCCCCCTGCATCTCGATTACAAATTCGACGGCAAATTCATTCGCGTTTTCAAACAGAAAATGGAAACGCGCATGTTCCGCCTCAACTACATCGTGTCCCAGCGGGCGGGGGTCAGCAACGTGCAGTCCTTAAGCGGGCAGGGCACCTCGGGCATTCAGAACAGCGTGGTGTCCGGCTCCACCAATTCCGGGTCTGGAGGCGGGTTCGGCGGGGGCAACAATAGAGGGAACCAGCAGAACCAATTGATGAACCGCACCTTCACCCAGATGGTCACCTCGGAGCGCAACGATCTGTGGCGCGAGATTTTCTTTGGACTCAAGCGCATCGTCGAGGGCAAGATCGAAGATCCCAACCAGATGGACGAGGAAAAGATTTTTCAGGACTCGCAATCGGGTTCTCCGCAGTCGGGCTCCAATCGTCAGCAACAGAGTGGCTTGCTGGGGAATCTGTTGGGCATCACTCCGCCCACGGCCCAGACCCAGCCGGTGAGTGATGATGAAGCGGGTAGCAAACTGCCCAGCCCGACCGACGAAAATGCGGAAAAGAAGGAAAGCTATTTCACCATCAACCGGCAGGCGGGAGTGGTCATCGTGCACCACTACCCGGATGTTCTGCTGGAAGTGGCGGAGTTTCTGGAGGCGGTGGAGGGTTCGGTTCAGCGGCAGGTATTCATCCAGGCCAAGATTCTGGAAGTCAACCTGAATGAACAATACCGTCTGGGCGTGGATTGGAGCCAGGTGAGTCCGATCCGGATCATTCACGACGGCGACCCGGACATTTTTCAGGGATTGACCCCCGGCCCCGGCCAGCCGTTCAACTTTTCCAACACCGGCGGTGCAAACGGCACCCTGGGCACCCTCGCCGCCGGCGCGGGCGGGTTCTTTTACGGGCTCAGCAATACCCAGATCAGCGTACTCATCGATGCGCTCGGCCAGCAGGGCAATGTCAGCGTGCTGTCCAGCCCGAAAATCGCCACTCTCAACAATCAGCGCGCGGTGATCAAGGTGGGAACGGAGGACATTTTCTTTCTGCCCATCGTCATTCCCGCCACCACCACGCAGGCGTCGGCCACTCAGTTCGTGCCGTCGCAGATCACCATCGGCATCGTGCTCGACGTTCTGCCGCAGATCAACATGGACGGCACCGTGATCATGAGCATCAATACCAGCGTGTCGGAGCGGGCCGGGGAGCGGATTTCTCCGGATGGGCAAAACCGGGTTCCCATTCTGGACGTGCGTGAATCGAACAACGTGGTTATGGCCAGAAGCGGACAGACCATCGTCATCGGTGGACTCATGAAAAACACGCGTTCGCGTGACAACAATGAGGTGCCCTTTCTCGGCAAGATTCCCATCCTGGGAAAACTGTTTCAATACGAAGCCAATGTGGATGAAAAAACCGAGCTGGTTATCATCCTCACACCCAAGGTCATGGTGGGGCAGTCCATCGATGAACGTCTAAAACTGGAACAGGAGCGGTTCAAGCAATTCATGAATCCCACGCAGACCCAGGCGATGGTGGGAGAATAG